In one window of Camelina sativa cultivar DH55 chromosome 15, Cs, whole genome shotgun sequence DNA:
- the LOC104745643 gene encoding beta-fructofuranosidase, insoluble isoenzyme CWINV1-like, giving the protein MTREVFSNIGLWLLFTLLIGNYVVDLEASHHVYERLLQSTNTESPSVNQRYRTGFHFQPPKNWMNDPNGPMIYKGIYHLFYQWNPKGAVWGNIVWAHSTSTDLINWEPHPPAIFPSEPFDINGCWSGSVTILPDGKPVILYTGIDPKNQQVQNIAEPKNLSDPYLREWTKSTLNPLMAPDAVNGINASSFRDPTTAWLGQDKKWRVIIGSKIDRRGLAITYTSKDFLKWEKSPEPLHYDDGSGMWECPDFFPVTRSGSKGVETSSFGEPNEIKHVFKVSLDDTKHDYYTIGTYDRVKDKFVPDSGFKMDATAPRYDYGKYYASKTFYDSGKNRRILWGWTNESSSVEDDVEKGWSGIQTIPRKIWLDRSGKQLIQWPVREVKGLRTKEVKNLRNEVLKSGSRLEVSGVTAAQADVEVLFKVRDLEKADVIDPSWTDPQLICSQMNVSAKSSFGPFGLMVLASKNLEEYTSVYFRIFKARQNSGKFVVVMCSDQSRSSLEEDNDKTTYGAFVDINPYKPIPLRALIDQSVVESFGGKGRACITSRVYPKLAIGKSSHLFAFNYGSQSVDVLNLNAWSMNSAQIS; this is encoded by the exons atgaCAAGAGAAGTTTTCTCCAACATTGGACTTTGGTTATTATTCACGTTACTTATTGGTAACTATGTCGTCGATCTTGAAGCCTCGCACCATGTCTACGAGAGACTTTTGCAAAGCACTAACACCGAATCTCCTTCCGTAAACCAGCGCTACCGGACCGGTTTCCATTTTCAACCCCCAAAAAATTGGATGAACG ATCCTAatg GGCCTATGATATACAAAGGAATATATCATCTTTTCTACCAATGGAACCCCAAGGGAGCGGTGTGGGGTAACATAGTGTGGGCTCATTCCACGTCAACAGACTTAATCAACTGGGAGCCACATCCTCCAGCTATCTTCCCATCTGAACCATTCGACATCAACGGATGCTGGTCCGGTTCAGTTACAATTCTCCCCGACGGTAAACCGGTTATCCTCTATACCGGAATTGACCCCAAGAACCAACAGGTCCAAAACATAGCCGAACCTAAGAATCTCTCCGATCCTTATCTCCGAGAATGGACAAAGTCTACGTTAAATCCTTTGATGGCTCCTGACGCCGTTAACGGAATCAACGCCAGCTCGTTCCGTGACCCAACCACCGCGTGGCTAGGCCAAGACAAGAAATGGAGAGTGATCATCGGAAGCAAGATCGACCGTCGTGGGTTAGCGATCACTTACACGAGCAAAGACTTTCTAAAATGGGAAAAATCTCCTGAGCCGTTGCACTACGACGACGGAAGTGGTATGTGGGAATGTCCTGATTTTTTCCCGGTGACGAGGTCCGGTTCTAAAGGCGTGGAAACGTCTTCGTTTGGTGAACCTAATGAGATTAAGCACGTGTTCAAAGTAAGCTTGGACGATACGAAACATGACTACTACACGATCGGTACGTACGACCGGGTTAAAGACAAATTCGTACCGGACAGTGGTTTTAAAATGGACGCTACGGCTCCTAGATACGATTACGGGAAGTATTACGCGTCGAAAACGTTTTATGACTCGGGCAAGAACCGGAGAATCTTGTGGGGTTGGACTAACGAGTCATCGTCGGTTGAGGATGATGTTGAGAAAGGCTGGTCCGGTATTCAG ACGATTCCGAGAAAAATATGGCTTGATCGATCAGGGAAACAATTAATTCAGTGGCCCGTTAGGGAAGTTAAAGGATTACGTACGAAAGAAGTCAAAAACTTACGCAACGAAGTTCTAAAGTCTGGATCTAGGCTTGAAGTGTCTGGTGTGACAGCTGCACAG GCGGATGTGGAGGTTTTATTCAAAGTAAGAGACTTGGAGAAAGCGGATGTGATAGACCCAAGTTGGACCGATCCGCAGTTGATTTGTAGTCAGATGAATGTGTCGGCTAAGTCTAGTTTTGGTCCATTCGGTTTGATGGTTCTCGCATCTAAGAACTTGGAAGAGTACACATCTGTTTATTTTAGAATCTTCAAAGCCCGTCAAAACAGCGGTAAATTCGTCGTGGTCATGTGCAGTGACCAAAGCAG ATCTTCACTGGAGGAAGATAATGACAAAACGACTTACGGAGCTTTTGTGGATATTAATCCTTACAAACCAATACCTCTCAGAGCCTTG ATTGATCAGTCAGTAGTGGAGAGTTTCGGTGGAAAGGGGAGAGCATGCATTACCTCAAGAGTGTATCCAAAATTGGCAATAGGGAAAAGTTCACATCTCTTTGCTTTTAATTATGGATCTCAAAGTGTTGATGTCTTAAACCTAAACGCTTGGAGCATGAACTCTGCCCAAATCAGTTGA